The following proteins are co-located in the Sporolactobacillus pectinivorans genome:
- a CDS encoding O-antigen ligase family protein, with amino-acid sequence MSVFLMPITLLIKHYLPFSYMYLAEVDLYLFMILVVLYSVSRNGAYFKSFSGIKTITTNYFKTLFSKKVFIFILCAFCIQILSIILSYLRIGKSIYNVNPIVGFAAVTALTCVFFLHYIVVGVLVSNKDDILQFIRGTYWTTVSVLIIVYIQLMFLVVPPLLGPIVHFFGIFFEQKNGYMLQWYWKGSYVQTLGRINGFFSEPAKLAAFLCIICLPFILAAIKNKYSIFNPKLKYQPIKYYSLLLIILIALLYAKTTTGIFAIVLAIGVFWLTLSRKRKISFGIAIMIGLIALVILYFTNGTIHRLASEYIFGKAGGTSSDNRLGGTIALFVTFLHHPILGVGQSYTDFFLLKGTPAWTTHNAEFASFVKVRHAFPIYSNLLGWLVQYGLIICSFFAIYIISMKRSMSRLVDRLKGHPDHILYQTINDAAFYFLIFFFALSAVTFGWNESAFFIMLFFFVVFRQYLKKIAIGTIAH; translated from the coding sequence TTGTCTGTCTTTCTAATGCCCATAACATTGCTCATCAAACACTATCTGCCATTCAGCTACATGTATTTGGCTGAAGTCGATCTCTATTTATTCATGATATTAGTTGTTTTGTATTCAGTTTCCAGAAATGGGGCTTATTTTAAGAGCTTTTCTGGTATTAAAACAATAACCACTAACTATTTCAAAACTTTGTTTAGCAAAAAAGTTTTCATTTTTATTCTATGTGCCTTTTGCATACAAATCCTGTCCATCATCCTCAGCTATCTCAGAATTGGAAAAAGCATATATAACGTAAATCCGATCGTCGGTTTTGCAGCCGTCACTGCCCTCACTTGCGTTTTCTTTTTGCACTATATAGTGGTAGGTGTTTTGGTCAGCAATAAAGATGACATTCTACAGTTTATCAGGGGCACCTACTGGACGACTGTGTCTGTGCTGATCATCGTATATATTCAGCTTATGTTTTTAGTGGTCCCGCCACTATTAGGCCCTATCGTGCACTTTTTCGGCATATTCTTTGAGCAAAAAAACGGATATATGCTTCAATGGTACTGGAAGGGCAGCTATGTTCAGACTCTCGGCCGCATTAACGGGTTTTTCAGTGAACCGGCCAAACTGGCAGCATTTCTTTGCATTATTTGCCTTCCTTTCATTCTGGCGGCTATTAAGAACAAATATTCAATATTCAATCCAAAACTCAAGTATCAGCCGATAAAATATTACTCCCTGCTGTTGATCATACTGATTGCTTTACTCTATGCAAAAACAACAACTGGTATTTTTGCGATTGTTCTGGCAATTGGCGTTTTCTGGCTCACTCTTTCGCGGAAAAGAAAAATTTCTTTTGGCATTGCCATTATGATCGGTTTGATTGCCCTCGTCATTCTGTATTTTACGAACGGGACCATCCATCGACTTGCCAGTGAATATATTTTTGGCAAAGCCGGAGGCACGTCATCAGATAACAGGCTGGGTGGAACGATTGCTTTATTTGTAACTTTCCTTCATCATCCGATTCTTGGCGTCGGCCAGTCCTATACAGATTTTTTCCTGCTGAAAGGTACCCCGGCATGGACAACACATAATGCCGAATTTGCATCATTCGTAAAGGTCAGACATGCTTTTCCAATTTATAGTAACTTACTGGGCTGGCTTGTTCAATACGGTCTGATCATTTGTTCCTTCTTTGCCATCTATATCATCAGTATGAAACGATCAATGAGTAGGCTGGTGGATAGGCTCAAGGGTCACCCGGATCATATCCTTTATCAAACGATTAATGATGCGGCGTTCTACTTCCTTATTTTCTTTTTTGCGCTTTCAGCAGTTACATTCGGATGGAACGAATCTGCATTCTTTATCATGTTATTTTTCTTTGTTGTATTCAGGCAGTACTTGAAAAAAATAGCCATTGGAACGATTGCGCATTAA
- a CDS encoding flippase has protein sequence MNIAKNYIFNVIYQIVTLFVGLVTVPYISRVLGSSGVGINAYTNSIIQYFILAGTIGISLYGNRAIAYVRDDKQKLSRVFWGIFVLKLITTCLAYLIFLLFLSMTKEYSNIFLIQSLYIIAATFDISWLYMGLEDFKKTVIRNLFVQIIGLICIFIFVKHANGLWIYVMISALSQLFGQLTMWAYLPKTVQFIKLKWNDIMKHFMPSLSLFIPQIAIQIYLVLNKTMLGVLSNKNEVGYFYNSDKVVRMILTLVTAMGVVMLPRVAHTFAKGNFNQVKEYLYQSFDFASYLSVPMMFGIAGIAGTMTPWFFGPGFAKTGVLIVVISPIIVLIAWSNVLGQQYLMPVGKVREYTISVGVGAVVNFILNLCLIKFYLSVGTAIATVFAELSVTLIQIIFVVRVIQIRKLFTAIWKYLIAGFFMYGLIEYLAHILPGGPKTTFIQILTGIVTYFSLLFLLRSEMNHKIFGMGLQIVKKVTQYK, from the coding sequence ATGAATATCGCAAAAAATTATATCTTTAATGTGATTTACCAAATTGTTACTCTATTTGTTGGTTTAGTTACGGTTCCCTACATATCCAGAGTACTTGGTAGTAGTGGCGTTGGAATTAATGCTTATACGAATTCCATTATTCAGTACTTTATTTTAGCTGGTACGATTGGCATCTCTCTTTATGGGAACCGTGCGATTGCTTATGTACGAGATGACAAACAAAAATTAAGCCGGGTATTTTGGGGCATATTTGTCCTGAAATTAATCACGACGTGTTTGGCTTATCTTATTTTTCTGCTGTTCCTAAGTATGACAAAGGAATACTCCAATATATTCTTGATTCAGTCCCTTTATATTATTGCGGCCACGTTTGATATTTCCTGGTTATACATGGGACTTGAAGACTTCAAGAAAACGGTAATCAGAAATTTATTTGTCCAGATTATTGGTTTGATTTGCATCTTTATTTTTGTGAAACATGCGAATGGTCTGTGGATATATGTGATGATCTCTGCCCTTTCACAACTATTTGGTCAGCTGACAATGTGGGCTTATTTGCCGAAGACGGTTCAGTTCATTAAGCTTAAATGGAACGATATTATGAAACATTTTATGCCTTCGCTGTCCTTATTCATCCCTCAAATTGCGATTCAGATTTACCTCGTCCTGAATAAGACCATGCTTGGTGTCCTGTCAAATAAAAATGAAGTCGGTTATTTTTATAATTCGGATAAAGTCGTAAGAATGATTCTTACTCTGGTGACTGCTATGGGTGTAGTTATGCTGCCCAGAGTGGCCCATACATTTGCAAAAGGCAACTTTAATCAGGTTAAAGAATATCTGTATCAATCGTTTGATTTTGCTTCCTATTTATCAGTTCCGATGATGTTTGGTATCGCGGGCATTGCAGGCACTATGACGCCATGGTTTTTTGGCCCCGGGTTTGCAAAAACTGGCGTATTGATTGTTGTAATCAGTCCGATCATTGTGTTGATTGCCTGGAGCAATGTACTGGGGCAACAGTACTTAATGCCTGTTGGAAAAGTCAGAGAGTATACGATTTCAGTTGGTGTTGGCGCGGTTGTTAATTTTATTTTGAACTTATGCCTGATTAAATTTTATCTATCCGTCGGAACGGCCATTGCAACGGTGTTTGCAGAGCTATCTGTTACACTGATTCAGATAATTTTTGTAGTCCGTGTGATCCAAATACGGAAATTATTTACGGCGATCTGGAAGTATTTGATTGCCGGATTTTTTATGTATGGACTGATTGAATACTTGGCACACATTCTTCCAGGAGGTCCTAAAACGACCTTTATTCAAATCCTGACCGGAATTGTGACTTATTTTTCGTTGCTTTTTCTGCTTAGATCAGAGATGAATCACAAGATTTTTGGTATGGGATTGCAAATAGTTAAAAAGGTGACTCAGTATAAGTAA